The proteins below are encoded in one region of Halalkalicoccus jeotgali B3:
- a CDS encoding CPBP family intramembrane glutamic endopeptidase, producing the protein MSLKSTVWNAEEGRPRTPVRIVAGVVILVIATVALVVPPLAVLSVLEVALLAGTGIGATVLSTGLSGLGAILGVWLAGRYVDRRRFADFGMGIDREWWLDCGFGLALGALLMTGIFLLELAAGWIEVTGAFAGEALARVVVGSVVLFLIVGIYEELLLRGYLLTNLAEGARGPLGIGGAIVFGTVASSLVFGALHASNPNATLVSTLAISFAGVMLALGYVLTDELAIPIGLHVTWNLFQGTVYGFPVSGMDFGTSIVGVEQGGPTVVTGGSFGPEAGLVGFCAMIAGCLATVAWVRWRRGSVGIREGVALPDLR; encoded by the coding sequence ATGAGCCTCAAATCGACCGTCTGGAACGCCGAAGAGGGACGGCCGCGAACACCGGTGCGAATCGTCGCCGGGGTCGTGATCCTCGTGATCGCCACGGTGGCGCTCGTGGTGCCGCCGCTTGCGGTCCTCTCGGTGCTGGAGGTGGCGCTGCTTGCGGGCACCGGCATCGGCGCGACGGTGCTCTCGACCGGTCTCAGCGGGCTCGGAGCGATCCTCGGAGTGTGGTTGGCCGGACGATACGTCGACCGGCGTCGGTTCGCCGACTTCGGGATGGGGATCGACCGGGAGTGGTGGCTCGACTGTGGGTTCGGGCTGGCGCTCGGCGCGCTGTTGATGACCGGGATCTTCCTCCTCGAACTCGCGGCCGGCTGGATCGAGGTGACGGGGGCGTTCGCCGGTGAGGCGCTGGCCCGGGTGGTCGTCGGGAGCGTCGTCCTCTTCTTGATCGTCGGGATCTACGAGGAACTGCTCCTGCGGGGCTACCTGCTGACGAACCTCGCGGAGGGTGCACGCGGGCCCCTCGGAATCGGGGGTGCGATCGTCTTCGGCACCGTGGCCTCCTCGCTCGTCTTCGGCGCGCTGCACGCGAGCAACCCCAACGCCACCCTCGTGAGCACGCTCGCGATCTCGTTTGCGGGCGTCATGCTCGCGTTGGGGTACGTCCTGACGGACGAACTCGCGATCCCGATCGGCCTACACGTCACCTGGAACCTCTTTCAGGGGACTGTGTATGGATTCCCGGTCAGCGGGATGGACTTCGGGACGAGCATCGTCGGCGTCGAACAGGGTGGTCCGACGGTAGTTACGGGCGGCTCGTTCGGCCCGGAGGCCGGCCTCGTGGGCTTTTGTGCGATGATAGCCGGCTGTCTGGCGACCGTCGCGTGGGTGCGGTGGCGTCGCGGGAGCGTCGGTATAAGAGAGGGCGTCGCGCTTCCGGACCTGCGGTAG
- a CDS encoding DUF7473 family protein, with product MVLDALLTFVASGLVIGLGFCLTLHIAARYVLGDVPIKNALAGLVPAVIVFGLTLAGQPLPAAALAIVAELIVIGSIYDVSYRISGLITIVHFTVSFLLGFALQNLLALLGTAPT from the coding sequence ATGGTTCTCGACGCCCTCCTCACCTTCGTCGCGAGCGGGCTGGTGATCGGGCTCGGGTTCTGTCTCACCCTTCATATCGCCGCCAGATACGTTCTGGGTGACGTTCCCATCAAGAACGCCCTCGCGGGGCTGGTCCCTGCGGTGATCGTTTTCGGGCTGACGCTTGCCGGACAGCCGCTTCCGGCGGCGGCCCTTGCGATCGTCGCCGAACTGATCGTTATCGGGTCGATCTACGACGTATCGTATCGCATCTCGGGGCTGATTACCATCGTACACTTCACCGTGAGCTTCCTCCTGGGATTCGCCCTGCAGAACCTGCTCGCACTGCTGGGGACCGCCCCGACATGA
- a CDS encoding TATA-box-binding protein — MDPKETINIENVVASTGIGQELDLQSVAMDLEGADYDPEQFPGLVYRTQNPKSAALIFRSGKIVCTGAKSTDDVHESLQIVFDKLRDLEIQVQDDPEIVVQNIVTSADLGRNLNLNAIAIGLGLENIEYEPEQFPGLVYRLDEPKVVALLFGSGKLVITGGKQPVDAEHAVDKIVSRLEDLGLLE, encoded by the coding sequence ATGGATCCAAAGGAGACAATCAACATCGAAAACGTCGTCGCGTCGACGGGCATCGGACAGGAACTCGATCTCCAGAGCGTGGCGATGGACCTCGAAGGGGCCGACTACGACCCCGAGCAGTTCCCCGGGCTAGTGTATCGCACGCAGAACCCGAAATCCGCGGCACTCATCTTTCGCTCGGGCAAGATCGTCTGTACGGGCGCAAAGAGCACCGACGACGTCCACGAGAGCCTCCAGATCGTCTTCGATAAGCTGCGCGATCTGGAGATCCAGGTGCAGGACGACCCCGAAATCGTCGTCCAGAACATCGTCACCTCGGCGGACCTGGGCCGGAACCTCAACCTGAACGCGATCGCGATCGGGCTCGGCCTCGAGAACATCGAGTACGAACCCGAGCAGTTTCCCGGGCTGGTCTACCGGCTCGACGAGCCGAAGGTCGTCGCCTTGCTCTTTGGCTCGGGCAAACTCGTGATCACGGGCGGCAAACAGCCCGTCGACGCCGAACACGCCGTCGACAAGATCGTCTCCCGACTCGAGGACCTGGGCCTCCTCGAGTAG
- a CDS encoding methyltransferase domain-containing protein has product MYLLELAGEDDAFARCEARSAVTDVSRLAPGLASARGIDSRGVRRLAYTHRASELVGTTDASVESARLLLELAGVERGGSVRVRARRVRDTAVDTQRAERELGSVLVERGFSVDLEEPDHELRAVFSGDTCALGWLAAASRRDFAARAPTDKPFFQPGSMDPLLARAIANIAGAGPGATILDPMCGTGGVLVEAGLAGARVIGADAQWKMTHGARENLAHYDVEFDLFRGDATRIPLRDGTIDGVVFDAPYGRQSKIEGELTPLVEGALGEARRIAPRAVVVADRPWTDAVESVGWTVEDRFERRVHGSLTRYISVLG; this is encoded by the coding sequence GTGTACCTGCTGGAGCTCGCGGGCGAGGACGACGCCTTCGCCCGGTGCGAGGCTCGAAGTGCCGTCACTGACGTCTCCCGGCTCGCACCCGGACTGGCGAGCGCCCGCGGGATCGACTCGCGTGGAGTACGACGGCTCGCCTACACCCACCGGGCCAGCGAGCTGGTCGGCACTACCGATGCAAGCGTCGAGTCGGCCCGGCTCCTGCTCGAACTCGCGGGGGTCGAGCGCGGTGGCTCCGTACGCGTGCGTGCCCGTCGGGTGCGCGACACGGCAGTCGACACCCAGCGCGCCGAACGCGAACTCGGTTCGGTCCTCGTCGAGCGCGGTTTTTCGGTCGATCTCGAGGAGCCCGACCACGAGCTGCGGGCGGTCTTTTCGGGGGATACCTGCGCGCTGGGCTGGCTCGCTGCGGCGAGCCGACGCGATTTCGCCGCGCGCGCGCCGACGGACAAACCCTTCTTCCAGCCCGGCAGCATGGACCCTCTCCTAGCGCGCGCGATCGCGAACATCGCGGGTGCCGGCCCGGGGGCGACGATCCTCGACCCGATGTGCGGGACGGGTGGCGTGCTCGTCGAAGCCGGGCTGGCCGGCGCGCGCGTCATCGGGGCGGACGCCCAATGGAAGATGACCCACGGTGCACGCGAGAACCTCGCACATTACGACGTGGAGTTCGACCTGTTTCGCGGCGATGCCACTCGGATCCCCCTCCGGGACGGGACGATCGACGGCGTCGTCTTCGATGCGCCCTACGGCCGCCAGTCGAAGATCGAGGGCGAACTGACACCACTCGTCGAAGGGGCGCTCGGCGAGGCCCGTCGGATCGCCCCCCGCGCCGTCGTCGTTGCCGACCGCCCCTGGACGGATGCCGTCGAATCGGTCGGCTGGACGGTCGAAGACCGTTTCGAACGGCGGGTCCACGGGTCGCTGACGCGCTATATCTCGGTCCTCGGTTAG
- a CDS encoding acyl-CoA thioesterase: protein MVTLSETRIENRYRVQPNHANNYESLHGGTLMKWMDEVGAMAAMRFAGESCVTAGVTELDFQQPVPIGAIARIGAYAYETGRTSVRVRIRAWREDPRTGETAHTTEASFTFVAVDGDGSPVEMPELTAETDEERELRTAARDAES from the coding sequence ATGGTGACGCTCTCCGAGACGCGCATCGAGAACCGCTATCGAGTCCAGCCCAACCACGCCAACAACTACGAGTCGCTCCACGGCGGCACCCTGATGAAGTGGATGGACGAGGTCGGCGCGATGGCCGCGATGCGCTTTGCCGGCGAGTCCTGTGTGACCGCTGGCGTGACCGAACTCGACTTCCAACAGCCCGTCCCGATCGGCGCGATCGCACGGATCGGGGCCTACGCCTACGAGACCGGGCGGACGAGCGTGCGGGTCCGGATCCGTGCGTGGCGCGAGGATCCCCGGACCGGCGAGACCGCCCACACGACGGAGGCCTCTTTTACGTTCGTCGCCGTCGACGGTGACGGCTCGCCGGTCGAGATGCCCGAACTGACGGCCGAAACCGACGAAGAACGGGAACTACGGACGGCCGCACGCGACGCCGAGAGCTAA
- a CDS encoding TIGR00366 family protein translates to MATHTDSETDATSGSDPDREFVPFLGRFFPESLALSALLALVALLVTIPYLAPLEQLELFATGFYDLFALQMALILYWVLSATVVESPPVGVLFDRFAAAIPTSQTAIVYSTGVLALALGWVNWALGLLGGVFVGRRLCRRARESGVAVHYPVVLTAGLLSLVLANQGPTSPGALLMADARIAEMTGVFAEAGSLAVGEFLLAPANLVPSAVLIVTLPLVLVVLAPDAEADRTELAGGSILESTIAETFEHDTGTPGTDATVADRLEQSRLISLLAVVVGVASVGLYVAGGGGLTLLWVLFVLMMLGLLVHVRPMAFRSKTTHATRWANHIAIPFMLYAVAFALLSAAGLYGAIGTALGGAGGGFLAALGVGLLIPDPASVWLLVGPGLLAAGSDLLASLVAVMYAAGLSNLWLGFLFCGILSIRGFDVREFARYAAVISVCVLAVVGAALLAL, encoded by the coding sequence ATGGCAACACACACTGACTCCGAGACTGACGCCACGTCGGGATCGGACCCCGATCGGGAGTTCGTGCCCTTCCTCGGGCGTTTCTTCCCCGAATCGCTGGCGCTGTCGGCGCTACTGGCGCTCGTGGCGTTGCTGGTCACGATCCCGTATCTGGCACCCCTCGAGCAACTGGAGCTGTTCGCGACGGGCTTTTACGACCTGTTCGCCCTCCAGATGGCGCTGATACTGTACTGGGTGCTCTCTGCGACCGTCGTCGAATCCCCGCCGGTCGGGGTCCTCTTTGACCGGTTCGCGGCGGCGATCCCGACGAGCCAGACCGCGATCGTCTACTCGACGGGCGTCCTCGCGCTCGCGCTGGGGTGGGTCAACTGGGCACTCGGCCTGCTGGGAGGCGTGTTCGTCGGCCGGCGGCTCTGTCGGCGCGCCCGCGAATCGGGCGTCGCAGTCCATTACCCGGTCGTTCTGACCGCCGGGTTGCTCTCGCTCGTGCTCGCCAACCAGGGCCCCACCAGCCCCGGCGCGTTGCTGATGGCGGATGCGAGGATCGCCGAGATGACCGGCGTGTTCGCTGAGGCCGGGTCGCTCGCCGTCGGCGAGTTCCTCCTCGCGCCGGCGAACCTCGTCCCCAGCGCCGTTCTGATCGTCACCCTTCCGCTGGTGCTGGTCGTCCTCGCCCCGGACGCGGAGGCGGACCGGACGGAACTCGCGGGCGGATCGATCCTGGAGAGCACCATCGCCGAAACTTTCGAACACGACACCGGGACACCGGGGACGGACGCCACGGTGGCCGACCGGCTCGAACAGTCCCGGCTCATCTCGTTGCTTGCGGTGGTCGTCGGGGTCGCCTCGGTCGGGCTGTACGTCGCGGGTGGCGGGGGGCTAACGCTGCTGTGGGTCCTCTTCGTCCTGATGATGCTCGGGCTGCTCGTCCACGTCCGGCCGATGGCCTTCCGGTCGAAAACCACCCACGCGACCCGGTGGGCGAACCACATCGCGATCCCCTTCATGCTGTATGCGGTCGCCTTCGCGTTGCTCTCGGCGGCCGGGCTCTACGGGGCGATCGGGACCGCGCTGGGCGGGGCGGGCGGCGGGTTCCTCGCGGCCCTCGGCGTCGGCCTGTTGATACCGGACCCCGCCTCGGTCTGGCTGCTGGTCGGGCCGGGGTTGCTGGCCGCAGGATCTGACCTCCTCGCCTCGCTCGTCGCCGTGATGTACGCCGCGGGGCTGTCGAACCTCTGGTTGGGTTTCCTGTTCTGTGGGATCCTCTCGATCCGTGGGTTCGACGTCCGCGAGTTCGCCCGGTACGCGGCGGTGATCTCCGTCTGCGTGCTCGCGGTCGTGGGCGCGGCACTGCTCGCGCTCTGA